A stretch of Episyrphus balteatus chromosome 2, idEpiBalt1.1, whole genome shotgun sequence DNA encodes these proteins:
- the LOC129908425 gene encoding transmembrane 9 superfamily member 3, producing MFFAHVFIICLCVFGAISDEHNHIYNDREEVVLWMNTVGPYHNRQETYAYFSLPFCSGSKQSISHYHETLSEALQGVELEFSGYEIDFKVDVSTTVICMVDLTEDKVKAFTYAVKNEYWYQMYIDGLPIWGKVGERSERENKYFIYTHKKFEIGYNGKQIVDINLTTEKKELLVPGAKIKFSYEVIWKLTPVKFENRFDKYLDPNFFQHRIHWFSIFNSFMMVIFLVGLVSMILMRTLRKDYARYSKDEEMDDMERDLGDEYGWKQVHGDVFRTPQHSLFFSALIGAGYQLISVVFCVIIFAIVGELYTERGSLLSTAIFVYAATSPINGYFGGSLYARLGGRMWIRQMVMSAFLVPVFVCGTAFFINFIAIYYHASRAIPFGTMVAVTCICFFVILPLTLVGTVVGRNLDGQPDYPCRVNAVPRPIPEKKWFMEPAIIILLGGVLPFGSIFIEMYFIFTSFWAYKIYYVYGFMLLVFTILTIVTVCVTIVCTYFLLNAEDYRWQWTSFLSAASTSIYVYAYSFYYFFFKTKMYGLFQTAFYFGYMALFSGALGLICGTVGYAGTNFFVRKIYSNVKID from the exons atgttttttgcccACGTATTCATAATTTGTTTATGCGTGTTTGGAGCAATTTCCGATGAGCATAATCAtatt TACAATGACCGAGAAGAAGTTGTTCTCTGGATGAACACTGTCGGCCCCTATCACAATCGCCAAGAAACTTATGCATATTTCTCATTGCCCTTCTGCTCGGGATCGAAACAAAGCATTAGCCATTACCATGAGACACTCAGTGAGGCTCTGCAGGGTGTTGAATTAGAATTCAGTGGCTATGAGATTGATTTCAAAG tCGACGTCTCGACGACTGTCATTTGCATGGTCGATTTGACTGAAGACAAAGTCAAAGCTTTCACTTATGCCGTTAAGAATGAGTACTGGTATCAAATGTATATCGACGGTCTGCCAATTTGGGGTAAAGTTGGTGAACGTTCCGAGAGGGAGAACAAATACTTTATTTACACCCACAAAAAGTTCGAAATCGGTTACAATGGCAAACAGATTGTTGACATCAATCTTACCACAGAGAAGAAGGAGCTTCTTGTCCCTGGAGCCAAGATTAAGTTCTCTTATGAAGTCATTTGGAAGTTGACACCGGTTAAGTTTGAAAACCGTTTCGACAAGTATTTGGATCCAAATTTCTTCCAACATAGA ATTCATTGGTTTAGCATATTTAATAGTTTTATGATGGTTATCTTTTTGGTTGGACTCGTGTCGATGATTTTGATGAGGACTTTGCGCAAAGACTATGCACGATATAGCAAAGATGAAGAAATGGACGATATG GAACGAGACTTGGGTGACGAATATGGTTGGAAACAAGTTCATGGGGATGTTTTTCGAACTCCACAACATAGTTTATTCTTCTCCGCTCTAATCGGCGCTGGATATCAATTGATCTCAGTTGTATTTTGTGTAATTATTTTTGCAATTGTAGGAGAACTATATACAga ACGAGGATCTCTTTTGTCAACTGCGATATTTGTTTATGCCGCCACATCCCCAATCAATGGCTATTTTGGTGGTTCTTTGTATGCTCGTCTCGGCGGACGCATGTGGATACGACAAATGGTAATGTCGGCATTTTTGGTACCTGTCTTTGTCTGTGGGACAGCGTTTTTCATCAATTTCATCGCTATTTACTATCACGCCTCGAGAGCAATTCCATTCGGTACAATGGTTGCCGTCACCTGCATCTGTTTCTTCGTTATTCTTCCACTAACCCTTGTGGGAACAGTAGTCGGACGCAATTTAGATGGCCAACCAGACTATCCGTGCCGCGTGAATGCTGTACCTAGGCCCATACCCGAGAAGAAGTGGTTTATGGAGCCAGCGATTATTATTCTCCTTGGAGGTGTCTTACCATTTGGTTCGATTTTCATTGAAAT GTACTTCATTTTTACGTCATTCTGGGCTTACAAAATATACTACGTTTACGGTTTTATGCTTTTGGTCTTTACTATTCTAACAATCGTCACCGTATGTGTAACCATTGTATGCACGTATTTCTTGCTAAATGCCGAGGATTACCGGTGGCAGTGGACGAGTTTTCTGTCGGCCGCATCAACGTCAATTTACGTCTATGCgtattcattttattatttcttctttaaaaCCAA GATGTATGGCCTCTTCCAAACGGCATTCTATTTTGGCTACATGGCGCTTTTCAGCGGAGCGCTAGGTCTCATTTGCGGCACCGTTGGATATGCCGGTACAAACTTTTTTGTGAGAAAAATCTATTCAAATGTGAAAAtcgattaa
- the LOC129912617 gene encoding multidrug resistance protein homolog 65-like, whose amino-acid sequence MTVFKALALPAIIIVYSEFIAMLVDRKFAIRTSSKTYVLPLLGGGKILTNATREENNNELYNDSIACGLGFAIMAGTVLISGTSAIDIFNSIGLKQVTRIRMKLFRAIIRKDISWHDTTTQQNFAQYMTNDIEKIRDGISEKIVQFLDLVIGFIATVIISFGYGWKLTMLVVIYIPIVLAMHYYVTKHQTRLTILEQNSYSRAGNLVEEVLSSIRTIVAFSGENKESARYDNYLVPVRKAGSKKGAFSGLSDGVLKGLVFISCAAAFWYGVNLVLADRDKENKDYTPAILMIAFFGILVGGHNIARLPPFLESFATAKGSAAKIFRIIDSKSDIDPMSAGGKVLNNGLRGEIEFQDVFFRYPSRDDISVLRGLNFKVKQGQTVAIVGSSGCGKSTCIQLLQRFYDPAFGQVLLDELDAKKYNINWLRSNIACVGQEPILFQGTVGENIKHGKSSASQKEIEAAAKLAGVHDFIINLPESYQTVIGEKGAQLSGGQKQRIAIARALIQNPKILLLDEATSALDYQSERLVQEALDLASKGRTTIVVSHRVSAIKSADRIFFLDQGKVVEEGSHNDLMKMKGMYYRMVHAGDLQTVDANDQDVEEKNKPLGIYEKSFELNANNLDKNQKDVANFETPVFIDPKNDEDEKEDKTQFVKIFIRIFKMSRPEYSYLIFGVIAATLYGFTFPAFAIAFGEFYAALSQNDENEARSRTAVLSICCLIIGIITGISCFFQTYLFNLAGAWLTIRIRSLSFKSIMKQEIGWFDEEKNSVGALSARLAGDAANIQGAIGFPLSGLIQAFSNYICSGFIAFYYSWKLTLMCLSTCPFIFGSVIYEASFMSSSMLREKQILEEASRIATEAIVNIRTIAGLRRESELINKFNEEMRKGEMEIRKKLRYRGIINSLVQAFLFLAYAFTLSYGGILVAQGSIPFQDIIKVSETLLYGSLMLAQSLVFAPAFTTSLVSAHRLFQVIDRKPKIQSLTNKCNNISKVNHNMDGVHYRDIEFRYPTRSDAQILNGINLEVLKGKTVALVGNSGCGKSTCIQLLQRFYDTDNGNINIDQNDIKTDLSLETLRSKLGLVSQEPSLFERTIAENIAYGDNSRNVSIAEIIEAAKYANAHSFIISLPMGYDTRLGSRGTQLSGGQKQRIAIARALVRNPKILLLDEATSALDLQSEKVVQQALDMACSGRTCIVIAHRLSTIQNADVICVLQNGQVAEQGNHRQLIARDGLYARLHKTQPSFE is encoded by the exons ATGACAGTATTCAAGGCCTTGGCACTACCGGCAATTATAATAGTTTACAGTGAATTTATAGCAATGTTAGTTGATCGAAAATTTGCTATTAGAACAAGTTCAAAAACTTACGTTTTACCTCTTTTAGGAGGTGGTAAAATATT GACAAATGCCACAAGAGAAGAGAACAATAATGAACTCTACAATGATTCAATTGCATGTGGATTGGGATTTGCCATCATGGCTGGAACTGTCCTTATTTCAGGAACATCTGCTAtcgatatttttaattcaattggtCTTAAACAAGTAACTCGAATTCGAATGAAACTCTTTCGAGCTATAATTAGGAAAGACATTAGCTGGCATGATACTACAACACAGCAAAATTTTGCCCAATATATGACAAA tgatattgaaaaaattcgcGATGgaatttctgaaaaaatagtACAATTTCTTGATCTGGTGATTGGTTTTATTGCAACGGTGATCATATCGTTTGGCTATGGCTGGAAGCTTACTATGCTAGTGGTCATCTATATTCCAATTGTACTAGCTATGCACTATTACGTTACAAAA CATCAAACCCGTTTGACAATTCTCGAGCAGAATTCTTATTCAAGAGCTGGAAATCTGGTTGAAGAAGTTCTTAGTTCCATTCGAACTATTGTTGCATTTTCTGGAGAAAATAAAGAATCCGCACGATATGATAACTATTTGGTACCTGTTCGAAAAGCAGGTTCGAAGAAAGGAGCCTTCTCTGGGTTAAGTGATGGAGTTTTGAAAGGTTTGGTCTTTATATCATGTGCAGCAGCTTTTTGGTATGGAGTGAATCTGGTTTTAGCCGATCGAGATAAGGAAAACAAAGATTATACTCCAGCAATTCTTATGATT GCATTCTTTGGAATATTAGTTGGAGGTCATAATATTGCTAGGTTACCACCATTCTTAGAATCTTTTGCTACTGCTAAAGGTTCTGCAGCAAAAATATTTAGAATCATTGATTCCAAATCAGATATCGATCCCATGTCAGCGGGTGGAAAAGTTCTGAACAATGGACTCAGAGGTGAAATAGAGTTCCAAGACGTTTTCTTTCGATATCCCTCTCGAGATGATATATCCGTTCTTAGGGGTTTGAACTTTAAGGTGAAACAGGGTCAAACTGTTGCTATTGTTGGTTCTTCCGGTTGTGGAAAATCAACTTGTATTCAACTTCTACAGAGATTCTATGATCCAGCTTTTGGACAGGTGCTGCTGGACGAGTTGGATGCAAAGAAATATAACATAAACTGGTTGAGGTCTAATATTGCTTGTGTTGGACAGGAACCAATACTTTTTCAGGGAACTGTTGGGGAAAATATAAAACATGGCAAGTCTTCGGCATCACAGAAGGAAATCGAAGCTGCTGCTAAGTTAGCTGGTGTTCATgattttattatcaatttacCAGAA AGCTATCAAACTGTTATTGGAGAAAAAGGTGCTCAACTATCAGGTGGTCAGAAACAGCGTATTGCCATTGCTAGGGCGCTGATCCAAAACCCTAAAATTCTTCTTCTTGACGAAGCTACCTCAGCTTTGGATTATCAATCCGAAAGACTTGTCCAAGAAGCTTTGGACCTTGCAAGTAAAGGAAGAACTACAATAGTCGTTTCTCATCGAGTGTCAGCTATTAAATCAGCAGATCGTATATTTTTCCTAGATCAGGGAAAAGTTGTCGAAGAAGGATCTCACAAtgatttgatgaaaatgaaagGAATGTACTATCGCATGGTTCATGCTGGTGATCTACAAACTGTCGATGCAAATGATCAAGATGTTGAAGAGAAAA ATAAGCCACTTGGAATCTATGAAAAGTCCTTCGAGCTTAATGCCAATAATTtggataaaaatcaaaaagatgTTGCTAATTTCGAGACACCGGTTTTCATTGACCCAAAGAATGACGAAGATGAAAAAGAAGACAAGACTCAATTTGTCAAGATATTTATCAGGATTTTCAAGATGTCCCGGCCGGAATATAGTTATCTGATTTTTGGAGTTATTGCGGCTACTTTATATGGCTTCACATTTCCTGCATTTGCAATAGCTTTTGGAGAATTTTACGCAGCTTTGTCACAAAACGATGAAAATGAAGCCCGAAGTAGAACGGCAGTACTTTCAATTTGCTGTTTGATCATTGGTATCATCACTGGAATATCTTGCTTCTTCCAAACCTACCTTTTTAATCTTGCTGGAGCCTGGCTCACAATAAGAATAAGATCTCTTTCTTTTAAATCAATCATGAAACAAGAAATCGGATGGTTTGATGAAGAAAAGAATAGCGTAGGAGCTTTATCAGCTCGCTTAGCTGGAGATGCTGCAAATATACAAGGAGCTATTGGTTTCCCTCTAAGTGGATTGATTCAGGCCTTTTCAAATTACATTTGTAGTGGATTTATAGCGTTTTATTATTCTTGGAAGCTCACTTTAATGTGTTTATCAACATGTCCATTTATTTTTGGATCAGTAATCTACGAAGCAAG tttcatgTCATCTTCAATGCTGCGTGAAAAACAAATTCTCGAGGAAGCAAGTCGCATTGCAACTGAAGCTATTGTCAATATTCGAACAATAGCTGGTTTGAGACGTGAATCGGAACTCATTAATAAGTTCAACGAAGAAATGAGAAAAGGCGAAATGGAAATTAGGAAAAAACTTCGTTACCGAGGTATCATTAATTCATTGGTTcaagcttttctttttttggcaTATGCGTTTACATTATCCTATGGAGGAATTCTTGTTGCACAAGGTTCAATACCATTTCAAGACATTATCAA AGTTTCTGAAACATTGCTGTATGGATCATTGATGTTGGCTCAATCACTTGTATTTGCCCCAGCATTTACAACTTCTTTGGTCTCAGCTCATCGTTTATTCCAAGTTATTGATAGAAAACCGAAAATTCAATCTCTCACTAACAAATGCAACAATATTAGCAAAGTGAATCATAATATGGATGGAGTTCATTACCGGGATATAGAATTCAGATATCCAACAAGATCTGATGCTCAGATTTTGAATGGTATCAACTTGGAAGTTCTAAAAGGCAAAACCGTTGCACTTGTTGGAAATTCAGGTTGTGGAAAATCAACATGTATTCAACTATTGCAAAGATTTTATGATACTGATAATGGAAACATT AATATAGATCAAAATGACATTAAGACTGATCTATCATTGGAAACACTTCGgtcaaagttaggcttggtaTCTCAGGAACCGTCTTTATTCGAACGAACAATTGCAGAAAATATTGCTTATGGAGACAATTCCAGAAATGTTTCCATCGCTGAAATCATAGAAGCAGCGAAATATGCCAATGCCCATTCTTTTATAATATCATTGCCAATGGGTTATGACACTCGACTGGGTTCAAGAGGTACTCAATTGTCTGGTGGACAGAAACAAAGAATTGCAATTGCTAGAGCTTTGGTTAGAAATCCAAAGATTTTATTGCTAGATGAGGCAACATCAGCTTTGGACTTGCAAAGTGAAAag gttgttCAACAAGCTCTTGATATGGCATGTTCTGGGCGAACTTGTATTGTTATTGCACATCGATTGTCCACTATTCAAAATGCAGATGTCATCTGTGTTTTACAAAACGGACAAGTAGCTGAACAAGGCAATCATCGTCAACTGATTGCCCGAGATGGACTTTATGCTAGACTTCATAAGACACAGCCCAGCTTTGAATag
- the LOC129908424 gene encoding multidrug resistance protein homolog 65-like — protein MGSKDTKNDKNKNKSISYFQLFRYATSLDYFLIFIAFISCLVKALVYPAGIIVYSELVAMFVDRNLGFGTSSKTISLPLFGGGKILTNATKQENMAELRNDSWAFGYILTIISIVLFVSGVIFVDILNIVALRITSTMRRKFFEATLRKDIGWHDVASNQNFAVRITDNMEKIRDGISEKIGHFTNLGLGCIIVVVISFVYGWKLTLAISSYIPLVLCSNYIVAKYQSKLTIREQDSYVVAGSLVEEIIGAVRTVVAFGGEKLESERFDKLLLPAHKASKLKGVFTGTGDAITRSMLFFAVASAFYYGVILVLEDRGKTDPEYTPAVLMIAFFGILVGADHIARCSPFLDNFSSARGSALPIYEVIDSSTNIDPMSADGKILNYGLKGDIEFQDVFFRYPSREDVIVLRGLNLKVEAGQTVAFVGHSGCGKSTCIQLLQRFYDPVFGNVILDQLDIRKYNVAWLRSNIAVVGQEPVLFQGTIGENIRHGKPDASQKEIESAARAAGAHDFIIDLPFSYETSISEKGIQLSGGQKQRIAIARALIQNPKILLLDEATSALDYNSEKIVQKALNAASKGRTTIVVSHRLSAIKDADRIVFIHEGKAVEEGSHEDLMELRGKYYDMVTAHEYNDGDANEEDILEKDKNFDITFDQTSINFEKNQLNKHRFSNASTIARSIFSDDDLQEETQFWRTFTRLLKIARSEWCYLIFGTFCAILYGCIQPAYAYIFGEFYAALAETDPEKVISRTALLSIICACVGVVVAAICFIQTYIFNLAGIGLTTKLRSLTFKSILAQEIGWFDDEDNSVGILSARLSGDAASVQGAIGQPMSGMIQAVSNFVCCIALAFYFSWEMALACLCTSPFMVGSIVFEARYTASSAIHEKRTLEETSRIATEAIANIRTVAGLRREPQLIVEYNKDVEKYKALLKKRLRFRGIVNSSGMAILYFGYAVALTYGGILCSEGKIKYYNIIKVSESLLYGLLILATSLAFAPSFTTALISGHRLLRIVDRKPRIKSSRHSENNLKIDTSVNGVTYNDVSFRYPTRPDVQVLNGLNLGILQGKTVALVGASGCGKSTCIQLLLRYYDADKGQICIDGRDIEQDMALPTLRRRLGIVSQEPVLFEKTIAENIAYGDNYREVSMNEIIEAAKLANAHSFIVALPNGFETKLGAKGTQLSGGQKQRIAIARALVRNPQILLLDEATSALDLQSERIVQSALDTACKGRTCIVVAHRLTTIHNADLICVLQNGKIVEQGNHQQLLAKDGIYAKLYKSQPAIS, from the exons AT GGGCTCCAAGGacacaaaaaatgacaaaaacaagaacaaatcTATCAGCTACTTTCAACTATTTCGCTATGCTACATCATTGGATTATTTTCTCATCTTCATTGCATTTATTTCGTGCCTCGTCAAGGCGTTAGTTTATCCAGCTGGTATAATAGTCTACAGTGAATTGGTTGCAATGTTTGTCGATCGTAATCTTGGTTTTGGAACTTCATCAAAAACTATTTCATTACCTTTGTTTGGTGGTGGAAAAATATT aacaaatgcaacaaaacaagaaaacatgGCTGAACTACGAAATGATTCGTGGGCTTTTGGATACATTTTGACCATTATTTccattgttttatttgtttcggGAGTCATTTTCGTTGATATTCTTAATATTGTTGCTCTTAGAATCACTTCAACAATGAgaaggaaattttttgaagCAACATTAAGAAAGGACATCGGTTGGCATGATGTTGcatcaaatcaaaattttgctgtCCGAATCACAGA CAATATGGAAAAAATTCGTGACGGAATATCGGAAAAAATTGGTCATTTTACCAATTTAGGTCTCGGTTGCATAATTGTTGTGGTTATTTCCTTCGTCTATGGTTGGAAACTAACTCTAGCTATTAGTTCGTATATTCCTTTGGTTTTATGCTCAAATTATATTGTAGCCAAG tacCAAAGCAAACTTACGATACGTGAACAAGATTCTTACGTAGTGGCTGGTAGTTTGGTTGAAGAAATAATCGGTGCAGTTCGAACTGTTGTTGCATTTGGTGGAGAGAAACTCGAGTCTGAACGTTTTGATAAACTCCTTCTTCCAGCTCACAAAGCCAGTAAATTAAAAGGAGTCTTCACTGGGACAGGAGATGCAATCACCAGATCAATGTTGTTTTTCGCAGTTGCATCTGCGTTTTACTATGGAGTAATTCTAGTGTTGGAAGATCGTGGAAAAACCGATCCCGAGTATACACCAGCTGTTTTAATGATT GCTTTCTTTGGAATTCTTGTTGGAGCCGATCACATTGCTAGATGTTCACCGTTTTTGGATAATTTTTCATCAGCAAGAGGCTCTGCATTACCGATATATGAAGTTATTGACTCATCGACAAATATCGATCCAATGTCTGCAGATGGAAAGATTCTCAATTATGGACTTAAGGGAGATATTGAATTTCAAGATGTCTTCTTTAGATATCCTTCCCGTGAAGATGTAATTGTTTTAAGGGGACTAAACTTGAAAGTTGAAGCTGGACAAACTGTGGCTTTTGTTGGTCACTCTGGTTGTGGAAAGTCAACTTGTATTCAACTTTTACAAAGATTCTATGATCCAGTATTTGGGAATGTGATTCTAGATCAATTGGACATTAGGAAATATAATGTAGCATGGTTGCGATCAAATATTGCTGTTGTGGGTCAGGAACCTGTTTTATTTCAAGGCACAATCG GAGAAAATATTAGACATGGCAAACCAGATGCTTCGCAAAAGGAAATCGAATCAGCTGCCAGAGCTGCTGGAGCACATGATTTCATCATTGATTTACCAttt agTTACGAGACTTCAATCAGTGAGAAGGGCATTCAATTGTCTGGTGGACAGAAGCAAAGAATTGCAATTGCCCGAGCTTTgattcaaaatccaaaaattctacTTCTCGACGAAGCTACCTCAGCTCTCGATTATAATTCTGAAAAGATAGTCCAGAAAGCTCTCAACGCAGCCAGTAAAGGCAGGACAACAATTGTTGTTTCTCATCGTCTTTCAGCCATCAAAGACGCTGATAGAATTGTCTTCATTCATGAGGGCAAGGCAGTCGAAGAAGGCTCTCATGAAGATTTAATGGAATTGCGTGGTAAATATTATGACATGGTAACAGCTCATGAATACAACGATGGAGATGCAAATGAAGAAGATATTCtcgaaaaag ATAAGAATTTTGACATAACCTTTGATCAGACAAGTATCAATTTTGAAAAGAACCAACTAAACAAACATCGATTTTCAAATGCATCAACTATTGCCAGAAGTATTTTCAGTGATGATGATTTGCAAGAGGAAACTCAATTTTGGAGGACATTTACAAGACTTTTGAAAATTGCTCGGAGTGAATGGTGTTATTTGATATTTGGAACTTTTTGTGCCATACTTTATGGTTGTATTCAACCAGCTTATGCTTATATATTTGGAGAATTCTATGCAGCTTTGGCAGAAACTGATCCTGAAAAGGTTATATCAAGGACAGCTCTTTTGTCAATAATTTGTGCATGTGTTGGAGTTGTTGTAGCGgcaatttgttttattcaaacatatattttcaatttggCTGGTATTGGACTTACAACTAAATTAAG ATCATTAACTTTCAAATCTATTCTTGCACAAGAAATCGGATGGTTTGATGATGAGGATAATAGTGTTGGTATACTCTCAGCCAGGTTATCGGGAGATGCTGCCAGTGTTCAAGGTGCAATTGGACAACCGATGAGTGGAATGATTCAAGCAGTATCGAATTTCGTTTGCTGTATTGCATTGGCTTTTTATTTTTCCTGGGAGATGGCGTTGGCGTGTCTATGTACATCGCCATTTATGGTGGGGTCAATCGTTTTTGAAGCAAG ATACACAGCAAGTTCAGCAATTCACGAAAAACGGACTCTCGAAGAAACAAGTCGAATTGCAACAGAAGCTATTGCCAACATCAGAACTGTAGCTGGACTTCGTCGAGAGCCTCAGCTAATAGTAGAATACAACAAAGATGTCGAAAAATACAAAGCGCTTCTAAAGAAGAGGCTTCGTTTTAGAGGAATTGTCAATTCCAGTGGTATGGCAATACTGTATTTTGGATATGCTGTGGCATTGACATATGGTGGAATTCTTTGTTCAGAAGGAAAGATCAAATACTACAACAttattaa AGTTTCTGAATCTCTACTTTATGGTCTTTTAATATTGGCAACATCTCTAGCATTTGCTCCATCATTTACAACAGCTCTCATATCTGGTCATCGATTACTTCGAATTGTTGATAGAAAACCACGAATAAAATCATCACGTCATTCAGAGAATAACTTAAAAATCGATACGTCAGTGAATGGAGTGACGTATAATGACGTTTCGTTCCGTTATCCAACGCGGCCTGATGTCCAAGTCTTGAATGGTTTAAATTTGGGAATCTTACAGGGAAAAACAGTTGCATTGGTTGGAGCATCTGGTTGTGGAAAATCAACTTGCATTCAACTTTTACTACGATATTACGATGCTGATAAAGGACAAATC tgcATAGATGGTAGGGATATTGAACAGGACATGGCATTGCCAACACTTCGTCGTCGATTGGGTATTGTTTCTCAAGAACCAGTATTGTTTGAAAAGACAATTGCTGAGAATATAGCCTATGGTGATAATTACAGAGAAGTTTCAATGAATGAAATTATTGAAGCTGCAAAACTTGCCAATGCACATTCGTTTATTGTTGCATTGCCAAATGGATTTGAAACGAAACTTGGAGCGAAAGGTACACAGCTGTCGGGTGGGCAGAAACAAAGAATTGCCATTGCTAGAGCTTTGGTTAGGAATCCACAAATTTTATTGTTGGATGAGGCTACGTCTGCATTAGATTTGCAAAGTGAAAGG ATTGTACAATCAGCTCTAGATACAGCTTGCAAAGGAAGAACTTGCATTGTTGTTGCTCATCGACTTACGACCATTCATAATGCAGATTTGATTTGTGTTTTACAAAATGGAAAAATAGTCGAACAAGGCAATCATCAACAGTTACTAGCCAAAGATGGTATTTACgcaaaattatataaaagtcAGCCTGCTATTAGTTAA